In a single window of the Pandoraea pulmonicola genome:
- a CDS encoding AraC family transcriptional regulator, with protein sequence MRTVVSRIADDIFRTEHLLLSSEDPDAVALGCAHALRPHQLIVNRRRGRIAARLHHLPLGPLSLSRLRYGGDVTVVPARPDEDNFIISLPLGGKANFAYGAASTGLSRGHGTIVGPYHEFRLDIGASFDQLMLRLNRQRVESVCASMLGTARLEPVHFDLALAAPPAPWLTLLETAASLTALGNSQAYPRLLLQLEELLIETLLLTQPNSFSESLNATPRRAPAAQIRRAMAYMLERIGEPIRLSDVARECGVSLRSMQLGFQRDLDVSPAQWLRAQRLERAYEALASATPGSVSVTDVALQWGFVHLGEFSAHFRRRYGKKPSEVLAR encoded by the coding sequence ATGAGAACGGTGGTATCGAGAATTGCCGATGATATCTTTCGCACGGAGCATCTCCTGCTCTCCAGCGAAGACCCCGACGCTGTCGCGCTCGGCTGTGCGCACGCGTTGCGGCCGCATCAGCTCATCGTGAATCGCCGGCGTGGTCGCATTGCCGCACGCCTCCATCATCTGCCGCTGGGACCATTGTCGCTCAGCCGGCTTCGCTACGGTGGCGATGTCACCGTCGTCCCGGCGAGACCGGACGAAGACAACTTCATCATTTCTCTGCCGTTGGGCGGCAAAGCCAATTTCGCCTATGGCGCGGCGTCCACCGGCCTGTCCAGGGGGCATGGCACGATCGTCGGCCCGTACCACGAGTTCAGGCTCGACATCGGCGCCAGTTTCGACCAGCTCATGCTGCGCCTGAATCGGCAACGGGTCGAGTCGGTGTGCGCCAGCATGCTCGGGACGGCCAGGCTCGAACCGGTGCATTTCGACCTCGCCCTCGCGGCCCCTCCCGCCCCGTGGCTGACGCTGCTCGAAACCGCGGCAAGCCTGACGGCGCTCGGCAACTCGCAAGCGTACCCGCGGCTGCTCCTCCAGCTTGAAGAGTTGTTGATCGAAACGCTGCTGCTGACGCAACCCAATAGCTTCAGCGAGTCGCTGAACGCGACGCCCAGGCGTGCGCCCGCCGCGCAGATCCGGCGCGCCATGGCGTACATGCTCGAGCGCATCGGCGAGCCGATCCGGCTCAGCGACGTGGCGCGCGAGTGCGGCGTCAGCCTGCGCAGCATGCAACTGGGCTTCCAGCGCGATCTGGACGTCTCGCCCGCCCAGTGGCTGCGCGCGCAGCGACTGGAGCGCGCGTACGAGGCACTGGCCTCGGCCACGCCCGGCAGCGTCTCCGTCACCGATGTCGCCCTCCAGTGGGGCTTTGTCCACCTGGGCGAGTTCTCCGCGCATTTCAGGCGCCGCTACGGGAAAAAGCCATCCGAGGTATTGGCCAGATAG
- a CDS encoding alpha/beta fold hydrolase, with the protein MKLDIATLGDHGDRVVMVHGSLNDGHAAFSAQLALAERFRLTIVNRRGYGGNPPISRVNPDVDAGDIVELLQDGAHLVGTSMGGVISARAAALAPDRVRSLTLIEPPAFPNAAAHPVVAAASLAMQQHWARASDADAPTFLDGFAAALRMPLQLPSPLPPGLVAATVNLKTETPWATYIPLAQIALARFPKLIVSGQCSPVFEAICDTLANALNAQREIFPGSTHAVQRIGKPFNDVLERFWSTAVPALG; encoded by the coding sequence ATGAAACTCGATATCGCGACACTTGGCGATCATGGCGATCGTGTCGTGATGGTCCACGGAAGCCTGAACGACGGGCACGCCGCCTTCTCGGCGCAACTGGCGCTGGCCGAGCGATTCAGACTGACCATCGTGAATCGACGTGGGTATGGCGGCAATCCGCCGATTTCCCGCGTCAATCCCGACGTCGACGCCGGCGACATCGTCGAGTTGCTGCAGGACGGCGCGCATCTCGTCGGCACGTCGATGGGTGGCGTCATCTCGGCACGTGCAGCCGCGCTCGCGCCGGATCGCGTGCGCTCGCTCACGCTCATCGAACCACCGGCGTTTCCCAATGCGGCGGCCCATCCGGTCGTGGCGGCGGCGTCGCTGGCGATGCAACAGCATTGGGCCCGCGCTTCGGACGCCGATGCCCCCACGTTCCTCGACGGCTTTGCGGCCGCCCTGCGGATGCCGCTGCAACTGCCCTCCCCGCTCCCGCCAGGGCTCGTGGCAGCGACGGTCAATCTGAAGACCGAAACGCCCTGGGCAACCTACATTCCGCTCGCGCAGATCGCGCTCGCCCGATTCCCGAAGCTCATCGTCTCCGGGCAATGCAGCCCCGTGTTCGAAGCCATCTGCGACACGCTGGCCAACGCCCTGAATGCGCAACGGGAGATCTTCCCAGGTTCCACTCATGCCGTGCAACGCATCGGCAAACCCTTCAACGACGTGCTCGAACGGTTCTGGTCGACCGCCGTTCCGGCGCTCGGTTGA
- a CDS encoding nuclear transport factor 2 family protein — protein MMISAETKLEVQEAVARAYQALDNHNARAWAESFTKDGAFDANYGVYHGREAIEAFIQAHIDKGAEDGAMHTATNFVVEGNNDAPVIHGYIVKFGMDRRPVEILGCAKLTGHLTRQSGRWLFEKLALAITLTAPSPATLVK, from the coding sequence ATGATGATTTCGGCGGAAACGAAACTTGAAGTCCAGGAAGCCGTGGCGCGGGCTTATCAGGCGCTGGATAACCACAACGCCCGCGCATGGGCCGAGTCGTTCACCAAGGACGGCGCCTTCGACGCCAACTATGGCGTGTACCACGGACGTGAGGCCATCGAGGCGTTCATTCAGGCGCACATCGACAAGGGTGCCGAGGACGGCGCCATGCATACCGCGACCAACTTCGTCGTGGAAGGCAACAACGACGCGCCGGTGATACATGGCTACATCGTGAAGTTCGGCATGGACCGTCGCCCCGTCGAGATTCTGGGTTGCGCCAAGCTCACCGGGCACCTGACTCGGCAGTCGGGACGATGGCTGTTCGAGAAGCTTGCGCTGGCCATCACGCTGACGGCGCCGTCGCCCGCGACGCTCGTCAAGTAA
- a CDS encoding OmpP1/FadL family transporter — protein MDLSKHLAAAAILGPMAMSASHAATGIFMHGYGIQEQGMGGASVAAPQTALAAATNPAGMGVVGNRLDGAFGILQTNSGAELAGVDYQGRRGLIPFPEFGLSRRLTENLAVGVSVWGSGGGANYGGVYGNNLFPGNSTTADQLVFVNVAPTLAYQILPGQWLGASLVTGISTLYLDGIEAQTGQGNRGRDWAVGAGLRFGWYGELVPGLTGGAFYATEVHYSPFTKYSAILADGGRVDQPASFGVGLAYRVNPKVLVAFDFLRYLYADVPVFGNAFPGNGILGSKDGPGFGWRNQNVIRIGVSYDLSSKITLRAGFAEASSQIVSNNTAFSFAAPLTTRHNLTLGATYRPTTSDEISVAYSYGFRAAVKGSGDSLNAMTSPYNTVNFVAFGYSKKF, from the coding sequence ATGGATCTTTCGAAACATCTTGCGGCGGCGGCCATCCTCGGCCCGATGGCAATGAGTGCATCGCACGCCGCCACCGGCATCTTCATGCACGGTTACGGTATTCAGGAGCAGGGAATGGGCGGCGCGTCGGTGGCGGCGCCTCAGACGGCCCTGGCAGCCGCAACCAACCCTGCCGGCATGGGGGTGGTCGGCAACCGGCTGGACGGCGCATTCGGCATTCTTCAAACGAATTCGGGAGCCGAGTTGGCCGGCGTGGACTATCAGGGCAGACGCGGCCTGATTCCTTTCCCCGAGTTCGGTCTGTCGCGCCGCCTCACGGAAAATCTGGCCGTGGGCGTTTCGGTGTGGGGCTCGGGAGGCGGTGCCAACTACGGCGGGGTTTACGGGAATAACCTGTTCCCGGGCAATTCGACGACGGCGGACCAACTCGTGTTCGTCAACGTGGCGCCGACGCTCGCCTACCAGATCCTGCCGGGCCAGTGGCTCGGGGCTTCCCTGGTCACCGGTATCAGCACCCTCTACCTCGACGGCATCGAGGCGCAAACGGGGCAAGGCAATCGCGGGCGGGATTGGGCTGTTGGCGCCGGCCTGCGGTTCGGATGGTATGGCGAACTGGTTCCCGGTCTCACGGGCGGCGCATTCTACGCCACCGAGGTTCACTACAGCCCGTTCACGAAATACTCGGCGATTCTCGCGGACGGCGGCCGCGTCGACCAGCCGGCATCGTTTGGCGTGGGCCTCGCCTATCGGGTGAATCCGAAGGTACTGGTCGCATTCGACTTCCTGCGATATCTGTATGCCGACGTCCCGGTCTTCGGCAATGCTTTCCCGGGCAACGGCATTCTCGGATCGAAGGACGGGCCGGGATTCGGCTGGCGCAATCAGAATGTCATTCGCATCGGCGTGTCGTACGACCTGTCGTCGAAGATCACCCTGCGTGCCGGTTTCGCCGAGGCCAGCAGCCAGATCGTGAGCAACAACACGGCATTCTCCTTCGCCGCGCCGCTTACCACACGCCACAATCTGACGCTGGGTGCGACATACCGCCCCACGACGTCCGATGAGATTTCCGTCGCGTACAGCTACGGATTCCGCGCCGCGGTGAAAGGCTCGGGAGATTCATTGAACGCGATGACCAGCCCGTACAACACCGTCAACTTCGTAGCATTCGGATACAGCAAGAAGTTCTGA
- a CDS encoding LysR substrate-binding domain-containing protein has product MAPRFEWHAAQPEWTLYDAEASIRVPVAGRLKIDSAEALRRAAASGLGIAMLPAFLVERDLRARRLVEVLPDYAAPERPLHVVYLRERQTSPKLRCFIDFVVERFGADAGAK; this is encoded by the coding sequence ATGGCGCCGCGCTTCGAATGGCACGCAGCCCAGCCGGAATGGACGCTGTACGACGCAGAGGCATCCATACGCGTGCCCGTCGCCGGACGATTGAAGATCGATAGCGCCGAGGCGTTGCGGCGCGCCGCCGCGAGCGGGCTGGGCATCGCCATGCTGCCGGCGTTTCTGGTCGAGCGCGACCTGCGCGCAAGACGGCTCGTCGAAGTGTTGCCCGATTACGCCGCGCCGGAGCGGCCGCTGCACGTCGTGTATCTGCGTGAGCGGCAGACGTCGCCGAAACTGCGCTGCTTCATCGACTTCGTCGTCGAACGCTTCGGGGCAGACGCGGGAGCCAAGTGA
- a CDS encoding GNAT family N-acetyltransferase: MNILYRPAVPDDTLACIELRGRTRENAFSKDELAAIGVTAESWRAGIESGAVPGYIALSDGMLAGYCFGDRDTGEIVVLAILPEFEGAGLGKALLRLVMEDFRRNGFQKLFLGCSTDPAVRSFGFYRHLGWKPTGELDAAGDEILVYWLD; the protein is encoded by the coding sequence ATGAACATCCTCTACAGGCCCGCAGTACCTGACGACACTCTTGCTTGCATCGAGTTGAGAGGAAGAACGAGAGAGAACGCGTTCTCGAAAGACGAGCTTGCCGCGATTGGCGTTACCGCTGAAAGCTGGCGAGCCGGAATAGAGTCCGGCGCCGTGCCGGGATACATCGCCCTATCGGACGGCATGCTTGCCGGTTATTGCTTTGGCGATCGCGACACAGGCGAGATCGTCGTGTTAGCGATCCTGCCCGAGTTCGAAGGCGCAGGCCTCGGCAAAGCACTGCTCAGGTTAGTCATGGAGGACTTCCGTCGCAACGGTTTCCAGAAGCTGTTTCTCGGATGCTCGACGGACCCGGCGGTGCGATCGTTCGGCTTCTACCGCCATTTGGGCTGGAAGCCAACCGGCGAACTCGACGCGGCAGGCGACGAGATACTGGTGTATTGGTTGGATTGA
- a CDS encoding porin, translated as MKLLNILIGSVIVLTTRHAIAGNMTLFGLIDAGITYENNVGGKSSARFVDGIVVPNIFGIRGDENLGGGTRVVFSLVGQFGLGSGATVPEPDAIFGREAYVGISDNQFGRVTMGQQYDFMTDSLTFARVDGGILFAGAYNFRQGPFSKLAIPGNPTGSFDFDRMGGSARVSNSVKYTSPDIRGLQFGALYGFGKSSGGAPEGHTVSLGAKYGNGPMMVGAAFVVIKYPLANGSSTLVRSWGIGANYQLGDVLPFVLYTSTRNTLNRAQIDIFEIGADYKFGGAWAFGADFQIMSGNAYLNHNRGSQLTAALRYSLSKLTDLYMENVHQVASGDGGGVNAWIIGVPEASLSNKQWLLRIGMVTRF; from the coding sequence ATGAAGCTGTTGAATATTCTTATCGGAAGCGTCATTGTTCTGACAACGAGGCATGCCATTGCCGGGAACATGACGTTGTTCGGGTTGATTGATGCAGGAATCACATATGAGAACAACGTTGGCGGAAAATCAAGCGCCAGATTCGTTGACGGTATCGTCGTTCCCAACATCTTCGGTATTCGCGGAGATGAGAATCTGGGCGGAGGGACGCGAGTCGTTTTCTCGTTGGTCGGGCAGTTCGGTCTCGGTTCGGGCGCCACGGTTCCGGAGCCGGATGCGATTTTTGGCCGCGAGGCTTACGTGGGAATCTCGGACAATCAATTCGGTCGCGTCACGATGGGACAGCAATACGACTTCATGACGGATTCGTTGACGTTCGCCCGTGTGGACGGGGGCATTCTCTTTGCCGGCGCCTACAATTTCAGACAAGGACCGTTCTCCAAGCTAGCGATCCCCGGCAATCCGACGGGCTCGTTCGATTTCGACCGCATGGGGGGCAGCGCGCGAGTCTCAAATTCGGTGAAGTACACAAGCCCTGACATTCGCGGTCTGCAATTCGGCGCGCTGTACGGCTTTGGCAAATCGTCGGGAGGAGCGCCGGAAGGCCACACCGTGAGTCTGGGCGCCAAGTATGGCAATGGTCCGATGATGGTCGGTGCCGCTTTCGTGGTGATCAAGTACCCGTTGGCCAATGGCTCGAGCACTCTCGTTAGAAGTTGGGGGATCGGTGCGAATTACCAACTGGGCGATGTTCTGCCATTCGTTCTCTATACGTCGACGAGAAATACACTCAATCGAGCTCAGATCGATATTTTTGAGATAGGCGCCGATTACAAGTTTGGAGGGGCGTGGGCATTTGGTGCGGATTTTCAGATCATGTCCGGCAATGCCTATTTGAATCATAATCGGGGGAGCCAGCTTACTGCGGCGTTGCGATATTCGTTGTCGAAGCTGACGGACCTGTATATGGAGAATGTTCATCAGGTTGCTTCGGGCGACGGTGGTGGCGTCAATGCCTGGATCATTGGTGTTCCCGAGGCGTCGCTGTCCAACAAGCAGTGGCTCTTGCGTATCGGCATGGTGACTCGGTTCTAA
- a CDS encoding MFS transporter — translation MEALDDVVAPGVVRVPEKLDWPAVRVLLGAGVGMFLTIGPVLVFTFGIFLEPVARLNTWSAVRLASAVGPALLIVALIQPATGTILDKYGPKRFALVAIPVFALGLIGVGALPHTESGFIGCLVLAICLGAGQTPVVYSYLVSEWFDRHRGLALGFVLSFSGLGVAAWPGIAGYLITVAGWRMAYVILGVIVLTVGTFAAVCLIRDPADARRSSHGTTAVRDGLALKDAVRHRGFWILATSFFIMAAVTTGAVVHMPAMLMGKGLSLQSAASMSGLVGVASIIACWLIGAVLDRVFPPLVTCLVLLCPALGCWVLHAFGFTGAPVAALLIGVGLGAEGDALGYVASRIFGLKHFGAVYGALMVVFLLGAAAGPAMFAFCLAGYGGYASALPLSAATGTCAALMVLLIRRSDFQYQ, via the coding sequence ATGGAAGCACTGGACGACGTAGTCGCGCCGGGCGTGGTGCGCGTGCCGGAAAAACTCGATTGGCCGGCCGTGCGTGTGTTGCTTGGGGCTGGCGTGGGCATGTTCCTGACGATCGGACCGGTACTGGTTTTCACATTCGGCATTTTTCTTGAGCCGGTCGCGAGGCTGAATACCTGGAGCGCCGTCCGGCTGGCCTCCGCAGTCGGGCCTGCGCTGCTGATCGTTGCTTTGATTCAGCCGGCGACGGGCACCATACTCGACAAATACGGACCGAAACGGTTTGCATTGGTCGCGATCCCGGTGTTCGCGCTCGGCCTCATCGGTGTGGGCGCCTTGCCTCATACGGAGAGCGGATTCATCGGTTGTCTTGTGCTGGCCATCTGCCTCGGTGCTGGCCAAACGCCGGTGGTGTACTCGTATCTCGTCTCCGAATGGTTCGACAGGCATCGTGGTCTGGCGCTCGGCTTCGTCCTGTCCTTCTCCGGGTTGGGTGTTGCCGCTTGGCCTGGCATCGCGGGCTATCTCATCACCGTCGCGGGTTGGCGCATGGCATATGTCATTCTCGGCGTCATCGTCCTGACGGTGGGCACATTCGCCGCGGTATGCCTCATTCGAGATCCAGCGGACGCCCGGCGAAGTTCGCACGGTACTACCGCGGTGCGCGATGGACTGGCGTTGAAAGACGCGGTCCGGCATCGCGGCTTCTGGATTCTGGCCACGTCATTTTTCATCATGGCTGCCGTAACGACGGGGGCCGTCGTTCATATGCCGGCCATGCTGATGGGAAAGGGGCTGTCGCTGCAAAGTGCTGCGTCGATGAGCGGCCTCGTGGGCGTGGCGAGCATCATTGCCTGCTGGCTGATCGGCGCCGTCCTCGACCGCGTTTTCCCGCCGCTCGTCACCTGCCTCGTACTGCTTTGTCCCGCGCTCGGCTGCTGGGTGCTGCACGCCTTTGGTTTTACCGGCGCACCGGTCGCCGCGCTGTTGATCGGGGTCGGGCTGGGCGCCGAAGGCGACGCCTTGGGTTACGTTGCGTCGAGAATCTTCGGCCTCAAGCACTTCGGGGCAGTCTACGGGGCATTGATGGTGGTGTTTCTCTTGGGGGCCGCAGCCGGCCCTGCGATGTTCGCGTTCTGCCTTGCGGGATACGGGGGATATGCGTCGGCGCTACCCCTGTCGGCAGCTACGGGCACATGCGCCGCGCTCATGGTACTGCTGATACGGAGAAGTGACTTCCAATACCAATAG
- a CDS encoding VOC family protein produces the protein MNEQRDLGTLQVVDEPPPKAPPFHLRAHHCGISIPDLERSIAWYRKYLGFAVEYRTNMPAVPFKGAFMRRDSTRIELFEIPDAARLPAERRDPVADLKTHGTKHLALEVDDLNATFQWLTRQGVDVAFPPFESHGLAGCYIRDPDGILIELIEHRDGRGFI, from the coding sequence ATGAACGAGCAACGAGATCTCGGCACGCTTCAGGTTGTCGACGAACCGCCTCCGAAGGCCCCTCCGTTTCATCTGCGTGCGCACCACTGCGGCATCAGCATTCCCGACCTCGAACGATCGATCGCCTGGTACAGAAAATACCTCGGCTTCGCCGTCGAGTACAGAACGAACATGCCGGCCGTCCCGTTCAAGGGGGCGTTCATGCGTCGCGATTCGACCCGTATCGAACTTTTCGAGATACCCGACGCGGCACGCCTGCCGGCGGAGCGACGCGATCCCGTCGCCGATCTCAAGACACATGGCACCAAGCATCTGGCGCTGGAAGTCGATGACCTGAATGCGACCTTTCAATGGTTGACGCGACAAGGTGTCGATGTGGCATTCCCACCCTTCGAGTCACATGGTTTGGCGGGTTGCTATATCCGGGACCCGGACGGCATCCTGATCGAACTCATCGAGCATCGGGACGGCCGCGGCTTCATTTGA
- a CDS encoding VOC family protein, with protein MNEKVEANADALRALSGSTRSMPGVRIAEVVLQTSNYDALRSWYEAVLGREWSIVNTPSKDKEIQNKHGDGGKQVHASDVRSSFMFLDRSLPYGQMFAIFEISSVGKMPTNDPGLNHMQFKHVNLEALIERVKALRDAGLHPHRSANHGPVTSFYFRDPDQNVVELCSNNYDTEEAFFGYFKTEAFRSNPSGIDIDRDAFIARYDSGETKEQLVRIA; from the coding sequence ATGAACGAGAAAGTTGAAGCGAACGCCGACGCACTACGGGCACTGAGCGGCAGCACGCGGAGCATGCCTGGTGTTCGAATCGCGGAGGTGGTGCTGCAGACGTCGAACTACGACGCATTGCGAAGCTGGTACGAAGCTGTCTTGGGGCGCGAGTGGAGCATCGTCAATACACCGTCCAAGGACAAGGAAATTCAGAACAAGCATGGCGATGGCGGCAAGCAGGTGCATGCGAGCGACGTGCGTTCGTCGTTCATGTTTCTCGACCGTTCGCTCCCGTACGGACAGATGTTCGCGATTTTCGAGATATCGTCTGTCGGGAAGATGCCGACCAATGACCCTGGTTTGAATCACATGCAGTTCAAGCACGTGAATCTCGAGGCGCTCATCGAGCGTGTCAAGGCATTGCGCGACGCGGGCCTTCATCCTCACCGCAGCGCCAACCATGGCCCGGTGACGAGTTTCTACTTCCGGGATCCGGATCAGAACGTCGTGGAGCTGTGCAGCAACAACTACGACACGGAAGAGGCATTCTTCGGGTACTTCAAAACCGAAGCATTCAGAAGCAACCCCTCCGGCATTGATATCGACCGCGATGCCTTTATCGCCCGATACGACAGTGGCGAAACGAAAGAGCAGCTGGTCCGAATCGCTTAG
- a CDS encoding glucose 1-dehydrogenase: MIKNKVVIVTGGASGIGAGIALAAARHGAATIIIGDLTDSPREGGEPIVERLRAMDVDVVFHRCDVTNRAEVGALVDVAKRFGGVDLMACNAGIALASDGPWISPDDFHRLLAVNLDGVLFGAQAAAEQMMALGKRGAIVATSSMGGTRTGQLTTAYSTSKAGVNMMVAALADAFGPSGIRVNAVCPGLINTALSESSPEVAKLFEGMRARMPLRRIGSPEEVGNAVVWLGSDLASFITGVALHVDGGQTVVL, from the coding sequence ATGATCAAGAACAAAGTGGTGATAGTGACCGGGGGCGCGAGCGGAATCGGTGCCGGAATCGCGCTTGCTGCGGCTCGCCACGGTGCGGCCACCATCATCATTGGCGACCTCACTGATTCGCCGCGGGAAGGGGGAGAGCCGATCGTCGAGCGGCTGCGTGCGATGGATGTGGACGTCGTGTTTCATCGGTGCGACGTGACGAATCGCGCCGAGGTCGGCGCCCTCGTCGATGTGGCAAAGCGCTTCGGCGGTGTGGACCTCATGGCGTGCAACGCGGGAATCGCGTTGGCATCCGACGGTCCCTGGATCAGCCCGGACGACTTCCACAGGCTGCTCGCCGTCAATCTCGATGGCGTGCTTTTCGGTGCACAGGCCGCCGCCGAGCAGATGATGGCGCTCGGAAAACGGGGAGCGATCGTCGCCACATCGAGCATGGGCGGCACGCGAACCGGTCAGCTTACTACCGCGTATTCGACCAGCAAGGCGGGCGTGAACATGATGGTGGCTGCGCTGGCCGACGCGTTCGGTCCGTCCGGGATTCGCGTCAACGCGGTTTGCCCGGGGCTGATCAACACCGCATTGTCCGAATCGTCGCCCGAAGTCGCCAAGTTGTTCGAGGGCATGCGTGCGCGCATGCCGCTACGCCGCATCGGCTCGCCGGAAGAAGTCGGCAACGCGGTCGTATGGCTGGGCTCGGACCTGGCGTCGTTCATCACGGGCGTTGCGCTGCACGTCGATGGTGGCCAGACCGTGGTTCTCTGA
- a CDS encoding thiamine pyrophosphate-binding protein, whose protein sequence is MALKNGGELVARALQHHGVETMFGLHGAHIDTIFQACADLGITIVDTRHEAAAGHAAEGFARTTRRMGVALVTAGGGFTNAMTAMANAFLDRTPVLFLTGSGALRDAETNTLQAGFDQIAMAKPVTKWAHRVTSAEQIPRLVSQAIRIANAAPRGPVLLDLPWDVLTAQVESPDTEASVMNVPRSCGLSREDAERVFQSLREAQRPVIVVGSEATTGGGTDELKALAESLRAPVFADSEGLQALQGLPESLYGGLIQGMYGLSAEGIEPDVVLCLGLRFGLSIGHGDGKLIPRGARILQVDPDAREIGRLQPVAMGLVADVGAAIKTLGELARAHEAAGSEWPERVRAHVRRRYDHVFDSVRDAQPRPLHPLLASEVVAAHIDENTVVVADGALTYLWLTEVISSARPASFLCHGYLGSMGVGFGIALGAQAASAKSGQRTILVTGDGALGYSIAEFDSAVRHGLPLIVVVMNNRSWGATLHFQQAVAGPERITNTRLENGRYHDVASAFEADGYLATDAEELRTAMASALAGNRPACINVLVDLDPIPPEERFIMGLDPLTPPAASEQPRTEPQNAWSKK, encoded by the coding sequence CGCCGATCTCGGCATCACGATCGTGGATACGCGGCACGAGGCGGCCGCCGGGCATGCAGCCGAGGGGTTTGCACGTACGACGCGTCGCATGGGCGTTGCGCTGGTGACGGCCGGTGGAGGGTTCACCAATGCGATGACAGCAATGGCGAACGCGTTCCTCGATCGCACGCCGGTGCTTTTTCTGACCGGATCCGGTGCGCTTCGCGATGCGGAAACCAACACGCTGCAGGCGGGATTCGATCAGATTGCGATGGCGAAACCCGTCACGAAGTGGGCGCACCGCGTCACTTCGGCCGAGCAGATCCCGCGGCTCGTGTCCCAGGCAATTCGGATCGCGAACGCGGCGCCACGCGGCCCCGTTCTGCTGGATCTCCCTTGGGATGTGTTGACCGCCCAGGTGGAAAGCCCCGATACGGAAGCGTCGGTCATGAACGTGCCCCGTTCATGCGGACTCAGCCGCGAGGATGCCGAACGGGTGTTCCAATCTCTGCGTGAAGCGCAGCGCCCCGTCATTGTCGTCGGATCCGAAGCGACGACCGGGGGCGGTACCGACGAGCTCAAGGCGCTGGCCGAGTCGCTCAGGGCACCGGTGTTTGCCGATAGCGAGGGACTCCAGGCGTTGCAGGGGCTGCCGGAGTCGCTTTACGGTGGACTGATCCAGGGCATGTATGGACTGAGCGCCGAGGGGATCGAACCCGACGTGGTGCTCTGTCTGGGGCTGCGATTCGGATTGAGCATAGGGCATGGCGACGGAAAGCTCATTCCCCGTGGCGCCCGCATTCTCCAGGTCGATCCGGATGCCCGGGAGATCGGACGTCTGCAACCCGTCGCGATGGGACTGGTGGCCGATGTGGGCGCTGCCATCAAGACGCTGGGCGAACTCGCGCGCGCCCATGAGGCGGCAGGAAGCGAATGGCCGGAGAGGGTCCGGGCACATGTCAGGCGCCGCTATGACCATGTATTCGACTCGGTCCGGGACGCGCAGCCCCGTCCGCTTCATCCGCTGCTCGCGTCGGAGGTGGTGGCGGCCCACATCGACGAGAACACCGTTGTCGTGGCCGATGGCGCCTTGACCTATCTATGGCTCACCGAGGTCATCTCGAGCGCCCGGCCGGCGAGCTTCCTTTGTCATGGCTATTTGGGCTCGATGGGTGTCGGTTTCGGTATCGCGCTGGGTGCCCAGGCGGCGAGCGCGAAGTCGGGCCAGCGCACCATCCTGGTCACCGGGGACGGCGCGCTCGGCTATAGCATCGCGGAGTTCGACTCCGCGGTTCGGCATGGTTTGCCGCTCATCGTGGTGGTGATGAACAACCGCAGTTGGGGCGCCACACTGCATTTCCAGCAGGCAGTGGCGGGGCCCGAGAGAATCACCAATACCCGACTGGAGAATGGCCGCTACCACGACGTCGCCTCGGCTTTCGAGGCGGACGGCTATCTAGCCACCGATGCCGAAGAGCTTCGCACCGCGATGGCGAGTGCGCTCGCCGGAAATCGGCCCGCCTGCATCAATGTGCTCGTTGATCTGGATCCCATACCGCCGGAGGAGCGCTTCATCATGGGCTTGGATCCTCTGACGCCGCCCGCCGCATCCGAACAACCGCGAACCGAACCCCAGAACGCATGGAGCAAGAAATGA